DNA from Comamonas serinivorans:
GCACCGCTCACGGCGAGCTGGTTTGGCCAGGTGTCGCTGGTGGGTGTGCTGGCCAACCTGGTGGCGGTGCCCTGGGTCACCTGGCTGATCACGCCGCTGTGCCTGTTGGGCCTGCTGTGGCCCATGGCCTGGCAATTGGCGGCGCTGGTGGCCGAGCCGTTGCTGGCCATCCTGCGTCAGATGGCGGCCTGGCCACAGGCCAGCTGGCAGGTCGAGGCAGCGCCCTGGCCCTGGATGGCGCTGGCGGCCGCTGGGGCCACGCTGTTCGTGGTGGTGCAGCGTGCACGGCAGGTCGTGTGGTGGCGCGTGCTGGCGGTGGCCTGGATGCTGCCCGCACTGTTTTGGCGCACGCCTCGGCCCGATTCCGGACAGTTCGAGGTGTTGGCGCTGGATGTGGGGCAGGGCAGCGCCATTGTGGTGCGCACGGCCCGGCACACCCTGCTGTACGACGCCGGCCCGCGCTACGGCCCCGTCACCGATGCCGGCGAGCGCGTGGTGCTGCCGCTGCTGAGGGCCCTGGGTGACCGCGTGGACCGGCTGGTGCTGAGCCATGCCGATGCAGACCACGCGGGTGGCGCCGAACGCGTGCTGCAGGCCCAGCCCCGGGCCGAGCTCTGGGGCAGCATGGCGCCCGACGACCCCTGGCCCGCGATGCGCCCCGGCTGGCAGCGCTGTGCGGCGGGTCAGCACTGGACCTGGGACGGTGTGCGTTTCGAGGTGCTGTTCCCCTCGGTGCACTGGGTGCCCAACGCCCACGCGCGCAACGAAGGCAGCTGCGTGCTGCGCGTGCTGGCCGCGCCGAACGCAGACCAGGCCGCCCCCACCGTGCTGCTGACGGGCGACATCGGCCAGCGCCAGGAGGCGGCCCTGGTGCGGGACCACGGCGGCGACCAGCCGCCGTTTGCGCGCCTGCAGGCGCAGCTGCTCATGGCGCCCCACCATGGCAGCGGGGGCAGCAGCAGCGAGGCGTTCCTGCAGGCGGTGCGGCCCGACTGGGTGCTGGTGCAGGCCGGCCATGGCAACCGCTTTGGCCATCCCGCACCCGCCATGCTGGGCCGCGCGCGGGCAGCGGGTGCCCAGGTGCGCGTGACCACCGGCTGTGGGGCCATGCAGTGGCGCAGCGCGGCGCCGCAGGTCGTGCGCTGCCAGCGCGAGCTCGACCGCCGCTATTGGCACGTCACCTCGCCCGTGGATGGCGGTGCGGGTGGGGCGCAGTAATGCCCGCTGTTTAAGAAAATTGAAACGGGTACGTGGCCATACTCGGCGCAGCCGAGCCGGCGCCGCGAGGCCCTGGCCGGTCTCGCAGACACCCGTGAACGCCCTGGCCTGGAACTTGCTGCGGATGCACTATCCTGTCACGGTCTGCCCAGGACTGGGGGCAACACAAGGAGGACCCATGAGTCGATTTGACGAGATGTACGAAGAACGGTTGGGCGCCAGCACGGAAACGGTGGTGCGCGGGCATTACGGCACCTACGACAAGTGGCTCGCCCGGCAGACCGATGACGCCCTGCGCGCTTGGCGCGACGAGGCCGAGGTGCTGTTTCGCAATGTCGGCATCACCTTCGCCGTCTACGGCGAAAAGGACAAGGACGGCTCGGGCACCGAGCGGCTCATCCCCTTCGACCTCATCCCGCGCATCATCCCCAGCACCGAATGGGCCGAACTCGAGCGCGGCCTGGTGCAGCGCGTCACGGCGCTGAACCGCTTCCTGCACGACGTCTACCACGACCAGGAGATCATCCGTGCCGGCCTGGTGCCGCTGGACCAGATCCAGCAGAACGCGCAGTTCCGCCCGGCGATGATGGGCATCGACGTGCCCAACGGCATCTACTCCCACATCAGCGGCATCGACGTGGTGCGCGCGGCCAACCCGGACGGCAGCGGCAGCTACTACGTGCTCGAAGACAACCTGCGCGTGCCCAGTGGCGTCAGCTACATGCTCGAAGACCGCAAGATGATGATGCGGCTGTTCCCCGAGCTGTTCGCCTCGCACCGCGTGGCGCCGGTGGCGCATTACCCCGACATGCTGCTGAACACCCTGCGCGACAGCGCGCCCAGCACCTCGGGCGAGCCCACGGTCGTGGTGCTGACGCCGGGCATGTACAACTCGGCCTACTTCGAGCACGCCTTTTTGGCGCAGCAGATGGGCGTGGAGCTGGTCGAAGGCCAGGACCTGTTCGTCAAGGACCAGCAGGTCTACATGCGCACCACGCGGGGCCCGGCGCGCGTGGACGTGATCTACCGCCGCATCGACGACGACTTCCTCGACCCCACGGTGTTCCGTCCTGGCTCCACGCTGGGCTGCGCCGGCCTCATCGACGCCTACCGCGCGGGCAACGTCACCATCTGCAACGCCATCGGCACCGGTGTGGCGGACGACAAGTCCATCTACCCCTACGTGCCGCGCATGATCGAGTTCTACCTCGGCGAGAAGCCCATCCTGAACAACGTGCCGACCTGGATGTGCCGCGAAAAGGACGACCTGCAGCACGTGCTGGCCAACCTGAAAGACCTGGTCGTCAAGGAGGTGCACGGCGCCGGCGGCTACGGCATGCTGATCGGGCCGGCCGCGAGCCAGTCCGAGATCGAGGCCTTCCGCGCGGCGCTGCTGGCCAACCCGGACAACTACATCGCGCAGCCCACGCTGTCGCTGTCGACCTGTCCCACCTTCGTCGAGAGCGGCGTGGCGCCCCGCCACATCGACCTGCGGCCCTTCGTGCTCAGCGGCAAGTCGGTGCAGATCGTGCCCGGCGGCCTCACGCGCGTGGCGCTGGCCGAGGGCTCGCTGGTGGTCAATTCCTCGCAGGGCGGCGGCACCAAGGACACCTGGATCCTGGAGGCCTGACCGAGAAGACGCCGGAATCGTCTGTTTTTGTTTGGGAGTATGGCCTGATTGCCGTTTTGACACGAACGGCACCACAAGCATACTGATGTTGAATGCACAGAGGCCTGGAAGGCCCGAGGATTGCCATGCTGTCTCGCACCGCCGATCACCTGTTCTGGATGGCCCGCTACATCGAGCGCGCCGAAAACACCGCCCGCATGCTCACCGTCAGCCTGGAAACCGCATTGCTGCCCCAGTCGGCCGACGCGGCCGAGGACAGCTGGCGCAGCATGCTGTCCATCTCGGAGCTGCTGCCCGCCTACCGGGCGCGCCACGACGAGGTCACGCCCGAGGGCGTCATGGCCTTCATGGTCAGCGACTTCGACAACCCCTCGTCGATCGCGGCCTGCCTGCAGGCTGCGCGCGAGAACGCCCGCGCCGTGCGGGGCGTGCTGACCACCGAGGTCTGGGAAACGCACAACAAGACCTGGCTGGACCTGCAGCGCATGCTCAAGGCCAACATGCTGGAGCGCAACCCGGCCACCTTCTTCGAGTGGGTGCGCTTTCGCTCGCACCTGTCGCGCGGGGTGAACCTGGGCACCATGCTGCGCGACGAGGCGTTCTACTTCCAGCGCATGGGCACCTTCCTCGAGCGGGCCGACAACACCGCGCGCCTGGTGGACGTGAAGTTCCACGGTCCGCAGGGGGAGTACTTCGGCGCGTCGCTGGACCAGCCTGAGCAGGAAAAGGACTTCTACCACTGGAGCGCGGTGCTCAGCTCGGTCAGCGGGCTCGAGGTCTACCGCCGCATCTACCGCGACGTCGTCAAGCCCGAGCGCGTGGCCGAGATGCTGATCCTGCACCCGGACCTGCCGCGTTCGCTGGCCAACTGCATGAACGAGGTGGTCACCAACCTGAGCCAGGTGGCCAGCGATCCGCGCAGCGAATCGGTGCGGTTGGCGGGGCGCCTGCGGGCGGATTTGCAGTACGGCCGCATAGCCGACATCCTGGCGACGGGCCTGCACGCCTGGCTCACGCAATTCCTCGATCGGGTCAACGCCCTGGGCGGGCGCATCAGCAAAGAGTTTCTGCTGCCGCAGCAGGACTGAGGGGTATGCCTCGCCTTCCGTTATCACATAAACGGAAAGCGGGGCATACTGCCCGTTGTCAAAAATCCATCAGCGAGAAGCCCACCGTCAACACGGTGCGCTTGCGGTTGTAGTCGATCAGGCTGTCGCCATAGCCCGTGAACACGGCCGTGTGGAAGCGCAGGCTGCCGGGCCCGCCGGCCAGGTTGCGGCCGATGGTGCGGAACCATTCCAGCTTGGCCGAGCCGCGCGTCGTGCGCCCGAACGACGAGCGCAGCGTGGTGGACAGCGTGTTGGCCTCGTTCACGTGCCAGGCCGCGGTCAGCTCGCCGCGGCCGACGTAGTTGCTGATGTCGGGGTTGTCGTCTTTGTCCGCGCCTTCGTTGAAGCGCTTCCAGACCTTGGCCTGCAGCGTGAATTGGCGGTTCAGCTCCAGCCCCGTGATGAGGTAGGCGCGGTTCCAGCTGCGCGACAGCGGCAGGCTCTGGCCGTTGGACTGGTGCACCAGGCCGATGCCGGCAAAGCGCCAGTTCCAGCCGCCCGGCAGCGCCCGGTTCAGCGGGTAGATGTACATCACTTCCGGCTCGTGGTCGGTGGTGCGGAAGGGTCGCGACAGCTCGCCGTTGAACACCTGCCAGTTCGATTGCTGCGTGTAGCCGAACCACAGCGAGTCCATGGCGCCGGGGGAATCGGCGAACATGCCCTTGGCCAGCTTGGTGCGCAGCGACAGCTGCAGCCTGGCCTCGTGCTTTTGGAAATTGCGCTCCGTCGAGGCTTGGTGCCCGGGCGCCGGCGAGTAGGGCTGGCGGTTGACCGAGTTGGCCACCGACACGGCGATGGTGTTGGGCCGGTAGCCACGCAGCGTGAAGGTGCCGCAGTCCGTGGCTTGCTCCAGCTCCCACACGCGCGAGAGCAGCGATTGGTCGGGGTCGTTGCACCGGCGCACGGCGGCGACATCCGGGTTGGTGGTGATCGCCACGGGCGGTGCGTCCGGGGCCGCGGGGGCTGCCGCCGTTGTCGTGGCGGCCGGGTTCGATGCAGCAGTCGGGGCGGAAGCGGGCGAGGTGCGGGCCGTGTGCTGCGCCGCCCAGCCGTCGAAGCAGCTCAGGCGTTCGGCGTCGTTGCGCAGGGCGGTGCAGGCCTGCCAGCTGGCGCTGGCGGGCGCGATGACCGGGATGCTGGGGGTATGGGTCGGAGTCTGAGCCTGGACCGAGCCGGCCAGGGAAGCCACGGCGAACAGCGTGGCGGGCGCAAAAGATGGGGGCATGGCGATGGGGCGCGAGCGGGGCAGGGCCGCGCAGGCTGGTGAAGGGGGCGTCAGGCGCGACCGAGGTTGCGCGCCACGGCCTGACCGAGCTCCAGCACGGCCAGGGCGTAGAAAGCGCTCCAGTTGTAGCGGGTCACGACGTAGAAGTTGGGGGTGGTGAGCACGAAGTCAGCCTCGCCGGTGCCGTTGGGCAGCTCCACCACGGCGAGCGGCGTGCCCAGCGCGCTGGCCGCGGCCGGCACCGCCACGCCCACGCTCTGCAGCTGGGTGGCCGTGAAGCTGGGCAGGATGTCGGCCTCGAGGGCCGGTTGCAGCGCGGCGCTGCGGGTGACGGCCAGCGGCCAGTGCGTGGGCAGGCCCGCCTGCCAGCCGAAGGCGCGCAGGTAGTTCGCCACCGAGCCAATGGCATCGGCGGGGCTGTTCCAGAGGTCGATGCGGCCGTCGCCATCGTAGTCCCGCGCGAACTTGGCCCAGCTGGTGGGCATGAACTGCGGCAGGCCCATGGCGCCGGCGTAACTGCCCACGGGGGCGAGCGGATCGCTGCGCGTGCGGGAGGCGCTGACGAGGAACTGCGTGAGCTCGCCCTCGAAGTAGGCCTGCCGGGCCTGAGCCTTGGGGTGCTCGCGCGGGAAATCGAAGGTCAACGTGGCCAGCGCGTCCAGCACGCGGAAGTTGCCCACGTTGCGGCCGTAGATGGTCTCCACGCCAATCACGCCGACGATGACGGCCGGGGGCACGCCAAATTCGCGCGCGGCCTTGTCCAGCGTGGCGGCGTTGTCTTCCCAGAAGGTGCTGCCGGCGCGGATGCGGATGGGCTCGACGAACCGGCTGCGGTACACGCGCCAGTTGCGCACGCCGGGGCGGCTGGGCGGCATCATCAGGCGCGGCACCTGCGTCAGGAACTGGGCCTGGGCGAGCACGCGCTCGCTCCAGCTGGCGTCCACGCCGTGCAGGCTTTGCAGCTCGGCCGCAAAGCGGCGGACGTCGGCGCGGCCGGCATAGCCCGAGGTTTGGGCGGTGGCCAGAGTGGGGGCCAGCACGGCCGTGGCCGTGGCGCTGGCCTGGCCCATGAAGGTTCGTCGGGTCAGGGTCATGGAGGTGGGTTCACGGCGGATGAGCGACGGCGCCAGGTGGTGGGCGCGGGCAGGCGGGCCAGTTCAGCCCGCAACTGGCCGAGTGTGCCATCACCGGCGCGCGCGTCCGGCGCAGCGGCCGGCCGCGCGTAACGCAGCTGCTCCAGCCGCAACAGCCAAGCTTGCCAGCGGTGCCGGGCGTCCTCGGGCACGTCGTGGGTGGCCGCGACGGCGGCGGCCCATTGCCGCGGCGAGCCCGGAGCCGGGGCGCTCACGCCCACGTCCCGCCAGCGCTGGGCCGCCTGGGCCAACACGCGCACCCAGGGGTCCACGTGCCGGCGCCGCACCGCCGTGGCCGCCGCCACCAGCAGGGCGCCGACGCCGATGACGCCGGCCAGCAGGCGCAGCAGGTCTTGCCAGGTGGGTGCGGTGAAGCCCAGTTTCTTGAGCAGGTTGAGTTGCTCGCCCTGGGTGTAGTTGAGCACGCGCTGGGTCCAGGCGTTGTTCACGGCATCCCACACCTGGCGCACCTGCTGCAGCAAACCAGGGCTGAGGGTGGTGAGCATGGCGCCCAGGCCTTGTGTGCTGGCCAGCCGGGCAAAGGCCCCCACGCGCGCGGGCATGACCGCGCCCGTGGGGTCCACACGGACCCAGCCTTGTCCCGCCTGCCAGACTTCGGTCCAGGCATGGGCATCGGCCTGGCGCACGACCCAGTAGCCGTCCATGCCATTGCGCTCGCCCCCTTGGTAGCCGGTGACGACGCGGCTGGGCACGCCCGCCGCACGCATCAGCACCACGAAGGCCGAGGCGATGTGCTCGCAAAAGCCGGCCTTGTGGTCGAACCAGAAGTGGTCCGCCGTGTTGCTCGGGTAGACGCCGGGATCCAGCGTGTAGCTGAAGCCGCCGGTGCGCAGGCGCTGCAGGGCCAGGTTGGCCAGGTCGAGGGCGCTGGCGTTGGGGTGCTCGGCGCGCATGCGCTGGCCCAGCTCGCGCGTGCGCGGATCGAAGCCTTCGGGCAAGGCGATGTATCGTGCCAATCGCGATGGCCCGAGATCGGTGCCGTAGGTGTACTGGGTGTGGCTTTGGGCGCGGTAGCGCAGGATGTCGCTCACCGGCCGGTTGGTGATCCACTGCAGCTGATCGCTTTGGCGGGTGCGGTAGGGCGGTGGCAGCTCGGGCGCGGCGCTGGCAGCGTCCAGCACGAACAGCCAGGTGCGGCGGTTGGGCTCCAGGGTGACCTCGTAGTCCACGGCTGGGCCGCTGGTCGTCAGCTTGGCGCCCGCGTTGCCGACCAGCGCGGCAAAGCCCTCGTCGCGCGCCTCGGCTTGCCAGTTGCGACCGTCGAACCGGGCCAGCACCGGGCCGCGGAAGTAGAGGTCGTTGGCGCGCGGCATCGGGTCGTCAAAACGGATGCGGAAGGCGATGCCGTCGTCGAGGGCCAGCGAGGCCATGGTGCCCACCTGCATCTGGTCCGACAGGCCGGTTTTGCCGCGCGTTTCGTCGCTGGGCATGCCCCACAGCGGTGCGACGCGCGGGAAGAACACGAACAGCGCCACCATCAGCGGCGTGCCAAAGGCCATGAGGCGGGCGGCCACGCCCGCGATGGTGCGCAAGGCGGGGCGGCCCGCCGGCATGTTGGCGTTGATGAGCGCCATCAACAGGCCGAAGAACGCCAGGAACACCAGGCCCGCGGTGCCCAGCGCCTGCGAGTTGAAAAAGCTGGTCAGGATGGCGAAGAAGCTCAGGAAGAACACCACGTAGGCGTCCCGCCGCGCGCGCAGCTCCAGGGTCTTGAGCACCAGCAGCAGCGTCAGCAAGGTGACGCCGGCCTCGCGACCCACGATGGTCTTGTAGGTGAGCAAGGTGGCCGCCACCGACAAGGCCAGCAGGATCACCAGCCAGCGGCGCTTGGGCAGGCGCCGGTTCTGCCAGGCCAGGGCGCCGCGCCAGACCAGCACGGCGCCGGCCGCCGCGCTGCACCAGACAGGCAGGTGCGGCAGCTGCGGTGCCAGCACCAGGGCCATGACGAACAGCAGAAACAGCGTGTCGCGCGCATCGCGCGGCAGGCTGCGCAGGCGGTGTGCCCACGAGTCGGGGTCGGGCGAGGCGGTGGTCACCATAGGGCCAGGGCCTTGAGGCAGGCAACGCGGTGGGCCGCGCCCTGGCCGGGTTGCAATTCGCGGCCCGGCAGGCGCAGGCCATAGGGCAGGCCCAGCTTGTCCGCCTGCAGCGTCCAGGCCGTCAGGCGCGACAGGCGGGCTTCGGGGTCGAGGTTGCCGCAACGGGCCCAGTCCAGCCACAGCTGGCGCTGACGGCTGGCCTGGCCATCGCGGCTGACCAGCTCATTGGACTTGGCGAACTTCTTCCACAGCAGGGCCTTCAGCGGATCGCCGGACCGGTAGGGCCGCACGCCGTCGAACTCGCTCCAGTCCTGCGCCGTGCTGGTGCCGCCCTGGCCTGCGCGGGCCTCGCCCAGCGGCAGGGCGGGGGCCTGCGGTTCTGGCCTGGGGTAGACCAGCTGGCTGGTGCGCGGGCGCCACACCGTCCAGACGCGGAAGGCCCCCATGGGAAAGCGCGACTCCAGCACGATCAGCGGCAAGGCGTGCTCGCCGCGGGCCGGCCACGGCACCGCCAGGCTCACGCTGTGTATGGCCTGGGCGTCCACGTCCACCACATGGGCTTGCGGGCTGCCGTAGGTGTGCAGGGCCACCGAAAAGCGCGGGCGTTTGGCGGTGTTCGTCAGCTCGATGTGCACCGTTGAGGCGGAACCTGCATACACCTCGTCGACTTGCCGCAGCGTGACGCCGAGGCCGCGCAGGTTGCCGTGGCTGACGAACAAGGCCATGGCGGTGCAACCCGCCAGCAAAAAGGTCAGCAGGTAACCGAGGTTGAGCTGGTAGTTGATCGAGCCGATCAGCAGCGCCACGAGCGTGACGCACAGCATGAGGCCGGCCCGGGTGGGCAGCACGTAGACGTTGCGCTGCGTCAGGTCGAGGTGGTCGGTGGCGGTTTGTCGCTGCTGCCACCAGCGCCGCAGACGCAGGCGCAGCGCGCTGCGCCGGGCACGCAACCCCTGCACGCCAGGCAGCCGGGCAAGGCGGTCGGTCATGGCCGATCAGGGCAGGGGGACGGCTTCGAGCATGGCCTGCACCTGGGCCACGGCGCTCAGGCCCGATTGGCCCAGCGGCGTCATGCGGTGCGCCGCGCACTGCGGCATCACGGCCTGGATGTCGTCGGGGGCCACGTAGTCGCGTCCGCTGATCAGCGCCTTGGCCTTGGCCGCCTGCAGCAGGGCCAGGGCCGCGCGTGGCGACAGGCCGGCAGCAAACCACTTGCCCGAGCGCGTGGCGGCCACGACGTCCTGCAGGTAATCCAGCAGCGGGTCGGCCGCATACACCTGGGCCACGGCCTGCTGCAGCTGGTGCAACTCACCCGGGGCCAGCTGGGCCCCCAAGCCGGCCAGCAGACTGCGCCGGCTTTCGCCAGCCAGCAGAGCCCGCTCTGCGGCGCGATCGGGGTAGCCCATGGAGATGCGCATCAGGAAGCGGTCGAGCTGCGACTCGGGCAAGGCATAGGTGCCGAGCTGATCGAACGGGTTCTGGGTGGCGATGACGAAGAACGGCTGCGGCAGCGCCCGCGTTTCGCCTTCGGCGGTGACCTGGCGTTCTTCCATGGCCTCGAGCAGCGCACTCTGGGTCTTGGGGCTGGCGCGGTTGATC
Protein-coding regions in this window:
- a CDS encoding circularly permuted type 2 ATP-grasp protein produces the protein MSRFDEMYEERLGASTETVVRGHYGTYDKWLARQTDDALRAWRDEAEVLFRNVGITFAVYGEKDKDGSGTERLIPFDLIPRIIPSTEWAELERGLVQRVTALNRFLHDVYHDQEIIRAGLVPLDQIQQNAQFRPAMMGIDVPNGIYSHISGIDVVRAANPDGSGSYYVLEDNLRVPSGVSYMLEDRKMMMRLFPELFASHRVAPVAHYPDMLLNTLRDSAPSTSGEPTVVVLTPGMYNSAYFEHAFLAQQMGVELVEGQDLFVKDQQVYMRTTRGPARVDVIYRRIDDDFLDPTVFRPGSTLGCAGLIDAYRAGNVTICNAIGTGVADDKSIYPYVPRMIEFYLGEKPILNNVPTWMCREKDDLQHVLANLKDLVVKEVHGAGGYGMLIGPAASQSEIEAFRAALLANPDNYIAQPTLSLSTCPTFVESGVAPRHIDLRPFVLSGKSVQIVPGGLTRVALAEGSLVVNSSQGGGTKDTWILEA
- a CDS encoding alpha-E domain-containing protein; translated protein: MLSRTADHLFWMARYIERAENTARMLTVSLETALLPQSADAAEDSWRSMLSISELLPAYRARHDEVTPEGVMAFMVSDFDNPSSIAACLQAARENARAVRGVLTTEVWETHNKTWLDLQRMLKANMLERNPATFFEWVRFRSHLSRGVNLGTMLRDEAFYFQRMGTFLERADNTARLVDVKFHGPQGEYFGASLDQPEQEKDFYHWSAVLSSVSGLEVYRRIYRDVVKPERVAEMLILHPDLPRSLANCMNEVVTNLSQVASDPRSESVRLAGRLRADLQYGRIADILATGLHAWLTQFLDRVNALGGRISKEFLLPQQD
- a CDS encoding phospholipase A, which translates into the protein MPPSFAPATLFAVASLAGSVQAQTPTHTPSIPVIAPASASWQACTALRNDAERLSCFDGWAAQHTARTSPASAPTAASNPAATTTAAAPAAPDAPPVAITTNPDVAAVRRCNDPDQSLLSRVWELEQATDCGTFTLRGYRPNTIAVSVANSVNRQPYSPAPGHQASTERNFQKHEARLQLSLRTKLAKGMFADSPGAMDSLWFGYTQQSNWQVFNGELSRPFRTTDHEPEVMYIYPLNRALPGGWNWRFAGIGLVHQSNGQSLPLSRSWNRAYLITGLELNRQFTLQAKVWKRFNEGADKDDNPDISNYVGRGELTAAWHVNEANTLSTTLRSSFGRTTRGSAKLEWFRTIGRNLAGGPGSLRFHTAVFTGYGDSLIDYNRKRTVLTVGFSLMDF
- the mltB gene encoding lytic murein transglycosylase B, coding for MTLTRRTFMGQASATATAVLAPTLATAQTSGYAGRADVRRFAAELQSLHGVDASWSERVLAQAQFLTQVPRLMMPPSRPGVRNWRVYRSRFVEPIRIRAGSTFWEDNAATLDKAAREFGVPPAVIVGVIGVETIYGRNVGNFRVLDALATLTFDFPREHPKAQARQAYFEGELTQFLVSASRTRSDPLAPVGSYAGAMGLPQFMPTSWAKFARDYDGDGRIDLWNSPADAIGSVANYLRAFGWQAGLPTHWPLAVTRSAALQPALEADILPSFTATQLQSVGVAVPAAASALGTPLAVVELPNGTGEADFVLTTPNFYVVTRYNWSAFYALAVLELGQAVARNLGRA
- a CDS encoding transglutaminaseTgpA domain-containing protein, which encodes MVTTASPDPDSWAHRLRSLPRDARDTLFLLFVMALVLAPQLPHLPVWCSAAAGAVLVWRGALAWQNRRLPKRRWLVILLALSVAATLLTYKTIVGREAGVTLLTLLLVLKTLELRARRDAYVVFFLSFFAILTSFFNSQALGTAGLVFLAFFGLLMALINANMPAGRPALRTIAGVAARLMAFGTPLMVALFVFFPRVAPLWGMPSDETRGKTGLSDQMQVGTMASLALDDGIAFRIRFDDPMPRANDLYFRGPVLARFDGRNWQAEARDEGFAALVGNAGAKLTTSGPAVDYEVTLEPNRRTWLFVLDAASAAPELPPPYRTRQSDQLQWITNRPVSDILRYRAQSHTQYTYGTDLGPSRLARYIALPEGFDPRTRELGQRMRAEHPNASALDLANLALQRLRTGGFSYTLDPGVYPSNTADHFWFDHKAGFCEHIASAFVVLMRAAGVPSRVVTGYQGGERNGMDGYWVVRQADAHAWTEVWQAGQGWVRVDPTGAVMPARVGAFARLASTQGLGAMLTTLSPGLLQQVRQVWDAVNNAWTQRVLNYTQGEQLNLLKKLGFTAPTWQDLLRLLAGVIGVGALLVAAATAVRRRHVDPWVRVLAQAAQRWRDVGVSAPAPGSPRQWAAAVAATHDVPEDARHRWQAWLLRLEQLRYARPAAAPDARAGDGTLGQLRAELARLPAPTTWRRRSSAVNPPP
- a CDS encoding DUF58 domain-containing protein produces the protein MTDRLARLPGVQGLRARRSALRLRLRRWWQQRQTATDHLDLTQRNVYVLPTRAGLMLCVTLVALLIGSINYQLNLGYLLTFLLAGCTAMALFVSHGNLRGLGVTLRQVDEVYAGSASTVHIELTNTAKRPRFSVALHTYGSPQAHVVDVDAQAIHSVSLAVPWPARGEHALPLIVLESRFPMGAFRVWTVWRPRTSQLVYPRPEPQAPALPLGEARAGQGGTSTAQDWSEFDGVRPYRSGDPLKALLWKKFAKSNELVSRDGQASRQRQLWLDWARCGNLDPEARLSRLTAWTLQADKLGLPYGLRLPGRELQPGQGAAHRVACLKALALW
- a CDS encoding AAA family ATPase, producing MDVQRKITDIVDQLNTVIVGKTAQVKDSVTCLLAGGHLLIEDVPGVGKTTLAHGLAHTFGLAFSRVQFTADLMPSDLTGVSTYDRGQEAFIFHPGPVFTQVLLADEINRASPKTQSALLEAMEERQVTAEGETRALPQPFFVIATQNPFDQLGTYALPESQLDRFLMRISMGYPDRAAERALLAGESRRSLLAGLGAQLAPGELHQLQQAVAQVYAADPLLDYLQDVVAATRSGKWFAAGLSPRAALALLQAAKAKALISGRDYVAPDDIQAVMPQCAAHRMTPLGQSGLSAVAQVQAMLEAVPLP